In one window of Nocardiopsis aegyptia DNA:
- a CDS encoding GNAT family N-acetyltransferase gives MVIDVRPASAFEDVRTLVGPKSPGANVCWCLSHRIPSKLNHELRGPARGEYVADLCRADPPPGVLAYDGDEPVGWAAVAPRSMTSFARNRKIPHVDDLPVWSLWCIRVRPGHRKQGISHSLIAGAVEFARSHGAPAVEAYPLDNGGAKVDLTMAYPGLRRNFERAGFTHAADTASVLSGHPRVLMRRDLRPAS, from the coding sequence ATGGTCATCGACGTGCGCCCGGCCTCGGCCTTCGAGGACGTCCGAACCCTGGTGGGACCCAAGTCGCCCGGGGCCAACGTCTGCTGGTGCCTGAGCCACCGAATCCCGTCCAAGCTCAACCACGAGCTCCGCGGTCCCGCCCGCGGTGAGTACGTGGCGGACCTGTGCCGCGCGGATCCCCCGCCCGGGGTGCTCGCCTACGACGGCGACGAACCGGTGGGCTGGGCGGCCGTGGCGCCGCGGTCGATGACCTCCTTCGCCCGGAACCGGAAGATTCCGCACGTCGACGACCTGCCGGTCTGGTCCCTTTGGTGCATCCGGGTGCGCCCCGGGCACCGCAAGCAGGGGATCTCGCACTCCCTGATCGCCGGGGCCGTCGAGTTCGCCCGCTCCCACGGCGCACCCGCGGTGGAGGCCTACCCCCTGGACAACGGCGGCGCCAAGGTCGACCTGACGATGGCCTACCCCGGGCTCAGGAGGAACTTCGAACGCGCCGGGTTCACCCACGCCGCCGACACGGCCTCGGTGCTGTCCGGCCATCCCCGCGTCCTGATGCGGCGGGACCTGCGGCCGGCCTCCTGA
- a CDS encoding dihydrofolate reductase family protein, whose protein sequence is MRKLTYGMNLSLDGYIAAPGGDLGWGVQSDELFQWWSDRVDTTGLALYGRGLWEAMSSHWPSADEQPGATPAAIEFAGRWRHMPKVVFSSTIGTVDWNARLVTGDAVTEITRLKADDGGPMDIGGATLAAAAMRAGLVDEYVIVTHPVLVGGGTWFYTALDDWVNLNLVETRTFPDGVVLTRYETRR, encoded by the coding sequence ATGCGGAAACTGACCTACGGCATGAACCTGAGCCTGGACGGCTACATCGCCGCGCCCGGCGGCGACCTCGGCTGGGGTGTACAGAGCGACGAGCTGTTCCAGTGGTGGTCCGACCGGGTGGACACGACCGGCCTGGCGTTGTACGGGCGCGGACTGTGGGAGGCGATGAGCTCCCACTGGCCGAGCGCCGACGAGCAGCCGGGCGCCACACCTGCGGCGATCGAGTTCGCCGGCCGCTGGCGGCACATGCCGAAGGTGGTGTTCTCCTCGACGATCGGCACGGTCGACTGGAACGCCCGTCTGGTCACCGGCGACGCGGTCACCGAGATCACCAGGCTCAAGGCCGACGACGGCGGACCCATGGACATCGGCGGAGCCACACTCGCCGCGGCGGCCATGCGGGCCGGGCTGGTCGACGAGTACGTGATCGTCACCCATCCGGTCCTGGTGGGTGGCGGCACGTGGTTCTATACGGCCCTGGACGACTGGGTGAACCTGAACCTGGTGGAGACCCGGACGTTTCCCGACGGCGTGGTGCTGACCAGGTACGAGACCAGGCGCTGA
- a CDS encoding carbohydrate ABC transporter permease: MTPTRRRSRILVTGVLALFAAYFVVPVLWVFIAATKTTSDLFDSFGFALGGEFALGANVAEVFSVNGGIFWRWTLNSLLYSVGGALLATLLAAAAGFALAKYRFRGRELVFGLVLGGVLVPAAATALPLYLLFSQIGLANTYWAVLLPSLISPFGLYLCRIYADASVPDTVIEAARLEGAGEGRIFFSLALRMMSPALVTVFLFQMVGIWNNYFLPLVMLADEELYPITLGLVTWQSYQGRDIGMYTNVVTGSMLSVIPLILAIVILQRFWRGGLTAGAVKG, from the coding sequence ATGACCCCCACCCGACGCCGCTCACGCATCCTGGTCACGGGAGTCCTGGCCCTGTTCGCGGCCTACTTCGTGGTCCCGGTGCTGTGGGTGTTCATCGCCGCCACCAAGACCACCTCGGACCTGTTCGACTCGTTCGGATTCGCCCTCGGCGGCGAGTTCGCGCTCGGCGCCAACGTCGCCGAGGTGTTCTCCGTCAACGGCGGCATCTTCTGGCGCTGGACCCTCAACAGCCTCCTGTACTCGGTGGGCGGCGCGCTGCTGGCGACCCTGCTGGCGGCCGCCGCGGGGTTCGCGCTGGCCAAGTACCGGTTCCGGGGCCGCGAACTCGTCTTCGGGCTCGTGCTCGGCGGCGTGCTGGTCCCGGCCGCCGCCACGGCGCTGCCCCTGTACCTGCTGTTCAGCCAGATCGGGCTCGCCAACACCTACTGGGCGGTCCTGCTGCCCAGCCTGATCTCGCCCTTCGGCCTGTACCTGTGCCGCATCTACGCGGACGCGTCAGTGCCCGACACGGTCATCGAGGCGGCCCGCCTGGAGGGCGCGGGGGAGGGGCGCATCTTCTTCTCCCTGGCCCTGCGCATGATGTCCCCGGCGCTGGTCACGGTGTTCCTGTTCCAGATGGTCGGCATCTGGAACAACTACTTCCTGCCCTTGGTGATGTTGGCCGACGAGGAGCTGTACCCGATCACCCTGGGCCTCGTGACCTGGCAGTCCTACCAGGGTCGCGACATCGGGATGTACACCAACGTCGTCACGGGATCCATGCTGTCGGTCATCCCGCTGATCCTCGCGATCGTCATCCTGCAGCGCTTCTGGCGCGGTGGACTGACGGCGGGCGCGGTCAAGGGCTGA
- a CDS encoding carbohydrate ABC transporter permease, translated as MTAATRATAQAPGPRGTGSAPAPRPAPRGTRARAALVPWGFVAPFLGLFVLCFVLPVLYALYQSFLQVRRHGLFGEEGRESVFAGLGNYARALEQDAFVESIGRVLLFGIVQVPVMIGLALLLALLLESASAQWPGLFRATFFMPYGVPGVVASLLWGFLYTPGLSPLIDAAELVGLEPDLLGPDTVLWSIANIITWLFVGYNMLILIAQLKTIPAELYEAARIDGAGPWQTAWRVQIPLIRPALVLTTIFSIIGTLQLFAEPQIVRGFTANIDSSYTPNMAAFKSAFTDNDYNVAAAQSVIVALAAFVLSFGFLWLVNRKDRQR; from the coding sequence ATGACCGCGGCCACGCGCGCCACCGCACAGGCCCCCGGGCCCCGCGGCACCGGCAGCGCCCCGGCGCCCCGCCCCGCCCCGCGCGGCACCCGGGCCAGGGCGGCGCTGGTCCCGTGGGGCTTCGTCGCCCCGTTCCTGGGCCTGTTCGTCCTGTGCTTCGTCCTGCCGGTGCTGTACGCGCTCTACCAGAGCTTCCTCCAGGTCAGGCGGCACGGCCTGTTCGGCGAGGAGGGCCGCGAGTCCGTCTTCGCGGGCCTGGGCAACTACGCGCGGGCGCTGGAGCAGGACGCCTTCGTGGAGTCCATCGGACGGGTGCTGCTCTTCGGTATCGTCCAGGTGCCGGTCATGATCGGGCTGGCACTGCTCCTGGCCCTGCTGCTGGAGTCGGCCTCCGCCCAGTGGCCCGGCCTGTTCCGCGCCACCTTCTTCATGCCCTACGGCGTCCCCGGCGTGGTGGCGTCCCTGCTGTGGGGCTTCCTGTACACCCCCGGACTGTCGCCGCTCATCGACGCGGCGGAGCTGGTGGGCCTGGAGCCGGACCTGCTCGGCCCCGACACCGTGCTGTGGTCGATCGCCAACATCATCACGTGGCTGTTCGTCGGCTACAACATGCTCATCCTCATCGCCCAGCTCAAGACGATCCCCGCCGAGCTCTACGAGGCGGCCCGCATCGACGGCGCCGGCCCGTGGCAGACCGCGTGGCGGGTCCAGATCCCGCTGATCCGGCCCGCGCTCGTGCTGACCACCATCTTCTCCATCATCGGCACCCTGCAGCTGTTCGCCGAACCCCAGATCGTCCGCGGGTTCACGGCCAACATCGACTCGTCGTACACGCCCAACATGGCGGCGTTCAAGTCCGCCTTCACCGACAACGACTACAACGTCGCGGCCGCGCAGTCGGTCATCGTGGCCCTGGCCGCGTTCGTGCTGTCGTTCGGCTTCCTCTGGCTGGTCAACAGAAAGGACCGGCAGCGATGA
- a CDS encoding ABC transporter substrate-binding protein, producing the protein MKVPLSRRGLLRAGLTASAVGSVAALGGCAATVGPAETRPVVPPKDPDEHITLTYWSWWPALQAVADLWNADHPDIQVRAVTIPGGLDGGYAKMFNSLVAGNQPDLAQVEFFQIPSFLLENGLEDLSRYGALEHADRYDEWQWLQASYIGGHYGIPVDSGPMMYFYRDDKYREWGLDGPPATWDEYAEAARRVAAAEDGAAIETFPVGDADWLAGMCMQAGAQWFGTEDGQWSVNFLDDASVRVAEFWEGLVHEGVLNLTHPVWSTGWFQGLQQGRIGTWTVGSWGDAIIRGNDPDEPGRWKVAGLPQWDPGTRREGTWGGSASVVLTGAPHPHEAVRFAHWLSTDQRAVDAMITECGIGWAASTELNERSVRNQGPDPYFSDQNYTGIVAEATEYISGDWVWGPTLSATKDHIGDAFGAAVADGTSFVDALATAQENTVRDIRAKGLSVRSAS; encoded by the coding sequence ATGAAAGTTCCCCTCTCCCGGCGCGGGCTCCTCCGCGCGGGACTGACGGCCTCCGCGGTCGGCTCCGTGGCGGCGCTCGGCGGCTGCGCCGCCACCGTCGGACCCGCCGAGACCCGGCCCGTCGTCCCCCCGAAGGACCCCGACGAACACATCACGCTCACCTACTGGAGCTGGTGGCCCGCCCTGCAGGCCGTCGCCGACCTGTGGAACGCCGACCACCCCGACATCCAGGTCCGGGCGGTCACCATCCCCGGCGGACTCGACGGCGGCTACGCCAAGATGTTCAACTCCCTGGTCGCGGGCAACCAGCCGGACCTGGCCCAGGTCGAGTTCTTCCAGATCCCCTCCTTCCTGCTGGAGAACGGCCTGGAGGACCTGAGCCGGTACGGGGCGCTGGAGCACGCCGACCGCTACGACGAGTGGCAGTGGCTCCAGGCCTCCTACATCGGCGGCCACTACGGCATCCCCGTGGACTCCGGCCCGATGATGTACTTCTACCGCGACGACAAGTACCGGGAGTGGGGCCTGGACGGGCCGCCCGCCACCTGGGACGAGTACGCCGAGGCCGCCCGACGGGTCGCGGCGGCCGAGGACGGCGCGGCCATCGAGACCTTCCCCGTCGGCGACGCCGACTGGCTCGCCGGCATGTGCATGCAGGCCGGCGCCCAGTGGTTCGGCACCGAGGACGGGCAGTGGAGCGTCAACTTCCTCGACGACGCCTCGGTGCGGGTCGCCGAGTTCTGGGAGGGGCTGGTCCACGAGGGCGTCCTCAACCTCACCCACCCCGTGTGGTCGACCGGCTGGTTCCAGGGCCTGCAACAGGGACGCATCGGCACCTGGACGGTCGGCAGCTGGGGTGATGCCATCATCCGCGGCAACGACCCCGACGAGCCCGGCCGGTGGAAGGTCGCCGGTCTGCCGCAGTGGGATCCCGGCACCAGGCGCGAGGGCACCTGGGGAGGATCGGCGTCGGTGGTGCTCACCGGCGCACCCCACCCGCACGAGGCCGTGCGGTTCGCGCACTGGCTCAGCACCGACCAGCGCGCGGTGGACGCCATGATCACCGAGTGCGGCATCGGCTGGGCGGCCTCCACCGAACTCAACGAGCGGTCGGTCCGCAACCAGGGTCCCGACCCCTACTTCTCCGACCAGAACTACACCGGCATCGTCGCCGAGGCTACCGAGTACATCTCCGGCGACTGGGTGTGGGGCCCGACCCTCAGCGCCACCAAGGACCACATCGGTGACGCCTTCGGTGCCGCCGTGGCCGACGGCACCTCGTTCGTGGACGCCCTGGCCACGGCGCAGGAGAACACCGTCCGCGACATCCGCGCCAAGGGCCTGTCCGTGAGGAGCGCGTCATGA
- a CDS encoding beta-glucosidase family protein yields the protein MTSELRDRVARLSLESKVRLLTGRTGWTLHAAPGAGLLPITVSDGPAGVRGTEATQDEHSASLPSPTAVAAAWDTALMERAGRFFAAEARRKDVDVVLAPVLNLHRSPVGGRHFECLSEDPHLTAELGAAFVRALQGEGVGACPKHFIGNETECERTSYRARIDERTLREVYLPPFEAALDAGAWTVMAAYNGVDDGVESHSMTDHHRLLTGLLKDELGFDGVVVSDWAAARSTAPSANAGLDLVMPGPRGPWSDGDALLAAVRAGEVAEEVVDDKVERLLRLAGRVGKLDRDTSRPVEGEDERAALREIGARGHVLLRNEGGLLPLAPAAPRRVALIGPNAVDPHTQGGGSAHVTSKYLVGPVEGLREALPEDVDLTVVRGGDPRRHLPVLAHERLTRLDLTLHDAAGRSLGARPVAEPAFHVDVAEPDAVRAAVTAEITLTEPGTHHVEVGVVGRHTVRVDGLVRAEGGRTATEAEILESRHSHPDGPRVALEVTTAPRRVRVEIDTEVADFGGFGRGVIAQLRHRPPGPTADEEIARAVGAAAEADVAIVVVGTNDEVESEGYDRPDLHLPGHQDELVRRVAAANPRTVVVVNAGAPVLLPWLDDVPAVLWSWFGGQEYGHALADTLTGRAEPTGRLPWTLPRAHADVPFLDTRPTDGVLAYDEGVFVGHRAYDRDGREPHRPFGFGLGYTRWDLTRARLTGPPPARGGDGLLTAPVRVTATVANTGARPGRHVVQVYVEPPADEAGTARPLRSLAAFASVPADPGEHATVHLDLPPRAFAVWDTDTRSWRTPEGTYHLAVGSSSRAIAHRLPLQVR from the coding sequence ATGACTTCCGAACTGCGCGATCGCGTCGCCCGCCTCTCCCTGGAGAGCAAGGTGCGACTGCTCACCGGCCGGACCGGATGGACGCTGCACGCGGCGCCCGGGGCCGGACTGCTCCCGATCACCGTCTCCGACGGCCCGGCCGGGGTGCGCGGCACCGAGGCCACCCAGGACGAGCACTCCGCGAGCCTGCCCAGCCCCACCGCGGTCGCCGCCGCCTGGGACACCGCCCTCATGGAGCGCGCCGGCCGCTTCTTCGCCGCCGAGGCCCGCCGCAAGGACGTCGACGTCGTCCTCGCCCCGGTCCTCAACCTCCACCGCTCACCCGTGGGCGGGCGCCACTTCGAGTGCCTGTCCGAGGACCCGCACCTGACCGCCGAACTCGGCGCCGCCTTCGTCCGCGCCCTCCAGGGCGAGGGCGTGGGCGCCTGCCCCAAGCACTTCATCGGTAACGAGACCGAGTGCGAGCGCACCAGCTACCGCGCCCGGATCGACGAGCGCACCCTGCGCGAGGTCTACCTCCCGCCCTTCGAGGCCGCCCTCGACGCCGGGGCCTGGACGGTCATGGCCGCCTACAACGGGGTGGACGACGGGGTGGAATCGCACAGCATGACCGACCACCACCGCCTGCTCACCGGCCTGCTCAAGGATGAACTCGGGTTCGACGGCGTCGTCGTCAGCGACTGGGCCGCCGCCCGCAGCACCGCGCCCTCCGCCAACGCCGGGCTCGACCTGGTCATGCCCGGGCCCCGCGGCCCCTGGTCCGACGGCGACGCCCTCCTGGCCGCGGTCCGCGCCGGCGAGGTCGCCGAGGAGGTCGTCGACGACAAGGTCGAGCGCCTGCTGCGCCTGGCCGGACGCGTGGGCAAGCTCGACCGCGACACCTCCCGTCCCGTCGAGGGCGAAGACGAGCGCGCCGCCCTGCGCGAGATCGGCGCGCGCGGCCACGTCCTGCTCCGCAACGAGGGCGGCCTGCTCCCGCTCGCACCCGCCGCCCCGCGCCGGGTCGCGCTCATCGGCCCCAACGCCGTCGACCCCCACACCCAGGGCGGCGGCAGCGCCCACGTCACCTCCAAGTACCTGGTCGGTCCCGTCGAGGGACTGCGCGAGGCCCTGCCCGAGGACGTCGACCTCACCGTCGTGCGCGGCGGCGACCCCCGCCGCCACCTGCCCGTTCTGGCGCACGAGCGCCTCACCCGGCTCGACCTCACCCTCCACGACGCCGCCGGCCGCTCCCTGGGCGCCCGGCCGGTCGCCGAGCCCGCCTTCCACGTCGACGTCGCCGAACCGGACGCCGTGCGCGCCGCCGTCACCGCCGAGATCACCCTCACCGAACCCGGCACCCACCACGTCGAGGTCGGGGTCGTGGGCCGGCACACGGTCCGCGTCGACGGCCTCGTCCGCGCCGAGGGCGGGCGCACCGCCACCGAGGCCGAGATCCTGGAGTCCCGCCACAGCCACCCCGACGGCCCCCGCGTCGCCCTGGAGGTCACCACGGCCCCGCGCCGCGTGCGCGTGGAGATCGACACCGAGGTCGCCGACTTCGGCGGGTTCGGCCGCGGCGTCATCGCCCAGCTCCGGCACCGCCCGCCCGGACCCACCGCCGACGAGGAGATCGCCCGGGCGGTGGGGGCCGCCGCCGAGGCCGACGTCGCGATCGTGGTCGTCGGCACCAACGACGAGGTCGAGTCCGAGGGCTACGACCGGCCCGACCTGCACCTGCCCGGACACCAGGACGAACTCGTCCGCCGGGTCGCGGCCGCCAACCCCCGCACCGTCGTGGTGGTCAACGCCGGGGCCCCGGTCCTGCTGCCCTGGCTCGACGACGTCCCTGCGGTCCTGTGGTCCTGGTTCGGCGGCCAGGAGTACGGCCACGCCCTCGCCGACACCCTCACCGGCCGCGCCGAACCCACCGGCCGCCTGCCCTGGACCCTGCCGCGCGCGCACGCCGACGTCCCCTTCCTCGACACCCGCCCCACCGACGGCGTCCTGGCCTACGACGAAGGGGTGTTCGTCGGCCACCGCGCCTACGACCGCGACGGACGCGAGCCCCACCGCCCCTTCGGCTTCGGGCTCGGCTACACCCGCTGGGACCTCACCCGCGCCCGGCTGACCGGGCCCCCGCCCGCCCGCGGCGGTGACGGCCTGCTCACCGCCCCCGTGCGGGTCACCGCCACCGTGGCCAACACCGGAGCCCGGCCCGGCCGCCACGTCGTGCAGGTCTACGTCGAACCGCCCGCCGACGAGGCGGGCACCGCCCGCCCGCTCCGCTCCCTGGCCGCGTTCGCCTCCGTGCCCGCCGACCCCGGCGAGCACGCGACCGTCCACCTCGACCTCCCGCCGCGCGCCTTCGCGGTCTGGGACACCGATACCCGCTCGTGGCGCACCCCGGAGGGCACCTACCACCTCGCGGTGGGCTCCTCCAGCCGCGCCATCGCGCACCGCCTCCCGCTCCAGGTGCGCTGA
- a CDS encoding TetR/AcrR family transcriptional regulator: MSETTPTADTRPAEDGGAPAPRRRVNRREQILRTAADAFATQGFNNTSLADIAAMLDITPAGVLHHFGSKTALLTAVLELRDDTDPAPEGSRMLDHLVATAERNAERPGTTQLYAVLSAESATDRHPAQEWFRDRFTVLRQEIGDAVLDRLDPRDRAAAATPGPDGRTPAGEAAAAIIAVMDGLQVQWLLDPEAVDMAAVTETVIDALVARLSDQG, translated from the coding sequence ATGAGCGAGACGACCCCCACAGCGGACACCCGCCCCGCCGAGGACGGTGGGGCCCCGGCGCCGCGCAGGCGGGTGAACCGGCGCGAGCAGATCCTGCGCACCGCCGCCGACGCCTTCGCCACCCAGGGCTTCAACAACACCTCGCTCGCCGACATCGCCGCGATGCTCGACATCACCCCGGCCGGGGTCCTGCACCACTTCGGGTCCAAGACCGCGTTGCTCACCGCCGTCCTGGAGCTGCGCGACGACACCGACCCGGCGCCCGAGGGCAGCCGGATGCTCGACCACCTGGTGGCCACGGCCGAGCGCAACGCCGAGCGCCCGGGCACCACGCAGCTCTACGCGGTGCTGTCGGCGGAGAGCGCCACCGACCGCCATCCCGCCCAGGAGTGGTTCCGGGACCGCTTCACGGTGCTGCGCCAGGAGATCGGGGACGCCGTGCTGGACCGCCTCGACCCCCGGGACCGCGCGGCGGCGGCCACGCCCGGCCCGGACGGGCGCACCCCGGCCGGGGAGGCGGCCGCGGCGATCATCGCAGTGATGGACGGCCTGCAGGTCCAGTGGCTGCTGGACCCGGAGGCCGTGGACATGGCCGCGGTGACCGAGACGGTGATAGACGCCCTGGTGGCCCGCCTGTCCGACCAGGGCTGA
- a CDS encoding MFS transporter, protein MDRTARHTGWVMPLCWIAVLLDGFDMVVLGTTLPTLLDQAQWGITPNSASAVSTAGLAGMAIGALFIGTVTDVIGRRKVMIFAVASFSLFTALCALAPSLFVFGLLRFLAGVGLGGCLPTAIALVTEYARGGRGGSATTTIMTGYHVGAVLTALLGILVLPSLGWRAMFVIGALPALVLVPLMVLRLPESRVLSEKTVERHAVGQGLQSVRSLFQGGMARSTVAFWIASFLGLLLVYGLNTWLPEIMRAAGYELDAALGLLLALNVGAVIGLVVAGRVADRFGPRPAALGWFTVSALMLAALSVKLPGAGAYVAVLLAGCFVFSSQVLVYAYIGRVFAPANRATALGWAAGVGRLGAITGPILGGLLLTAGLAYPWGFYAFAVIGVLGAVAVFAVRRPGAATAEPTVAACEETSAAAVPASRD, encoded by the coding sequence GTGGACCGAACCGCGCGCCACACCGGGTGGGTCATGCCCCTGTGCTGGATCGCCGTGCTGCTCGACGGCTTCGACATGGTGGTGCTCGGCACCACGCTGCCCACCCTGCTGGACCAGGCGCAGTGGGGCATCACGCCCAACAGCGCCTCCGCGGTCTCGACCGCGGGCCTGGCCGGGATGGCGATCGGCGCCCTGTTCATCGGTACGGTCACCGACGTGATCGGCCGCCGCAAGGTGATGATCTTCGCCGTCGCGAGCTTCTCCCTCTTCACCGCCCTGTGCGCCCTGGCGCCCTCGCTGTTCGTCTTCGGGCTGCTGCGCTTCCTCGCCGGCGTCGGTCTGGGCGGCTGCCTGCCCACCGCGATCGCCCTGGTCACCGAGTACGCCCGCGGCGGCCGGGGCGGCAGCGCCACGACGACCATCATGACCGGCTACCACGTGGGCGCCGTCCTGACCGCCCTGCTCGGCATCCTCGTCCTGCCGTCCCTGGGCTGGCGCGCCATGTTCGTCATCGGCGCCCTGCCCGCCCTTGTGCTGGTGCCCCTGATGGTCCTGCGCCTGCCGGAGTCGCGGGTGCTGTCCGAGAAGACGGTCGAGAGGCATGCGGTGGGCCAGGGGCTCCAGTCGGTGCGCTCGCTCTTCCAGGGCGGCATGGCCCGCTCCACGGTGGCGTTCTGGATCGCCTCGTTCCTGGGCCTGCTCCTGGTCTACGGACTCAACACCTGGCTCCCGGAGATCATGCGCGCCGCCGGCTACGAGCTCGACGCGGCGCTGGGCCTGCTGCTCGCCCTCAACGTCGGTGCCGTCATCGGCCTGGTCGTCGCCGGCCGGGTGGCCGACCGGTTCGGGCCGCGCCCGGCCGCGCTGGGCTGGTTCACCGTCTCGGCGCTGATGCTGGCGGCGCTCAGCGTCAAGCTGCCGGGTGCGGGCGCCTACGTGGCGGTGCTGCTGGCGGGCTGCTTCGTGTTCAGCTCGCAGGTGCTCGTCTACGCCTACATCGGGCGGGTCTTCGCGCCCGCCAACCGGGCGACCGCGCTCGGTTGGGCCGCCGGGGTCGGCCGCCTCGGCGCGATCACCGGGCCCATCCTCGGTGGACTCCTGCTCACCGCGGGCCTGGCCTACCCGTGGGGCTTCTACGCCTTCGCGGTGATCGGCGTGCTGGGAGCGGTCGCGGTCTTCGCGGTCCGCCGACCCGGTGCGGCCACGGCGGAGCCGACGGTCGCGGCCTGCGAGGAGACGTCCGCCGCGGCGGTGCCCGCGTCCCGCGACTGA
- a CDS encoding 4-hydroxybenzoate 3-monooxygenase: protein MNSLTTRTQVAIIGAGPAGLTLSHLLAARGIDSVVVETRDRAAIESTIRAGVLEQGTVDLLTGTGVDTRVRTEGARHDGVEFRFGGRGHRIDFAGLVGRSVWLYPQHEVLKDLIATRLAAGADLRFGVSDVVPVGVETDSPAVHFTDAQGRRVELRCDVVAGCDGSAGVSRTALPEDRRVDHFRTYPFGWFGILAEAPPSSPELVYAHSDRGFALISTRTPDVQRMYFQCAPDEDPSAWSDARIWDELQARVAGDGFALKEGSIFQRGVIPMRSYVCDPMRFGRLMLAGDAAHTVPPTGAKGLNLAVADVIVLARVLEEFLASGEERRLDSYGPTALRRVWRAQHFSWWMTSMLHTPPEATPFDLQRQLGELDMVTSSRAGAAYLAEAYTGWPIDD, encoded by the coding sequence ATGAACTCACTCACCACCCGTACCCAGGTGGCCATCATCGGGGCCGGACCCGCCGGCCTGACCCTCTCCCACCTGCTGGCCGCCCGCGGCATCGACTCGGTCGTCGTGGAGACCCGCGACCGCGCGGCGATCGAGAGCACCATCCGCGCCGGCGTCCTGGAACAGGGCACCGTGGACCTGTTGACGGGGACCGGGGTGGACACGCGCGTCCGGACCGAGGGCGCCCGGCACGACGGCGTCGAGTTCCGCTTCGGCGGCCGGGGCCACCGGATCGACTTCGCGGGGCTCGTGGGGCGGTCGGTCTGGCTCTACCCGCAGCACGAGGTCCTCAAGGACCTGATCGCGACCCGTCTGGCCGCCGGCGCCGACCTGCGCTTCGGCGTGAGCGACGTGGTCCCGGTCGGCGTGGAGACCGACAGCCCGGCGGTCCACTTCACCGACGCCCAGGGGCGGCGCGTGGAACTGCGCTGCGACGTGGTGGCGGGCTGTGACGGATCGGCCGGGGTGAGCCGCACCGCCCTGCCGGAGGACCGGCGCGTCGACCACTTCCGCACCTACCCCTTCGGCTGGTTCGGGATTCTGGCCGAGGCGCCGCCCTCCTCGCCCGAGCTGGTCTACGCCCACTCCGACCGCGGGTTCGCGCTGATCAGCACCCGCACGCCCGACGTGCAGCGGATGTACTTCCAGTGCGCCCCGGACGAGGACCCCTCGGCCTGGAGCGACGCCCGGATCTGGGACGAGCTCCAGGCGCGGGTGGCCGGGGACGGCTTCGCCCTGAAGGAGGGGTCCATCTTCCAGCGCGGCGTGATCCCGATGCGCAGCTACGTGTGCGACCCGATGCGTTTCGGGCGGCTGATGCTGGCCGGGGACGCGGCGCACACGGTGCCGCCCACCGGGGCCAAGGGCCTGAACCTGGCGGTGGCCGACGTGATCGTGCTCGCGCGCGTGCTGGAGGAGTTCCTGGCCTCGGGGGAGGAGCGGCGGCTGGACTCCTACGGGCCCACGGCACTGCGCCGGGTCTGGCGGGCCCAGCACTTCTCGTGGTGGATGACCTCGATGCTGCACACCCCGCCGGAGGCCACGCCGTTCGACCTCCAGCGCCAGCTCGGCGAACTCGACATGGTGACGAGCAGCCGGGCGGGCGCGGCCTACCTCGCCGAGGCGTACACGGGCTGGCCGATCGACGACTGA
- a CDS encoding IclR family transcriptional regulator, which translates to MAGNSTAAGRSVTARALDLLGAFDAAHPEATLTELARRSGLPPATAHRLAGDLVAWGALDRDEDGRYRIGLRLWRTGLLAPVSDRLRETALPFMQDLYEATRENIHLAVLDGDRALYVEKLSGHRSVPVLSRVGAHLPLHATGVGKALLAWADEDFRRAYCDRPLSRQTPHTITERGRLLRELRTAVERGYASTSEEMSLGSCSVAVPVSTGSGPPAAALGIVVRTVRADLSRLVPALRSGAEGLGRRLAATEG; encoded by the coding sequence ATGGCCGGCAACAGCACAGCGGCGGGTCGCTCGGTGACCGCCCGCGCCCTGGACCTCCTCGGCGCCTTCGACGCCGCGCACCCCGAGGCGACCCTGACCGAGCTCGCCCGGCGCTCCGGGCTGCCGCCCGCCACCGCGCACCGGCTGGCGGGCGACCTGGTGGCCTGGGGCGCGCTGGACCGCGACGAGGACGGCCGCTACCGGATCGGCCTGCGCCTGTGGCGGACGGGGCTGCTCGCTCCCGTGTCCGACCGGCTGCGCGAGACCGCCCTGCCGTTCATGCAGGACCTGTACGAGGCCACCCGGGAGAACATCCACCTCGCGGTCCTGGACGGGGACCGGGCCCTGTACGTGGAGAAGCTGTCCGGGCACCGCTCGGTCCCGGTGCTCTCCCGGGTGGGCGCCCACCTGCCGCTGCACGCCACCGGCGTCGGCAAGGCGCTGCTCGCCTGGGCCGACGAGGACTTCCGGCGCGCCTACTGCGACCGCCCGCTCTCGCGTCAGACCCCGCACACCATCACCGAGCGGGGGCGGCTGCTGCGCGAGCTGCGCACGGCCGTCGAGCGCGGCTACGCCTCGACCAGCGAGGAGATGTCCCTGGGCTCGTGCTCGGTGGCGGTCCCGGTGTCGACCGGGTCCGGGCCGCCGGCCGCCGCTCTGGGCATCGTGGTCCGCACCGTCCGCGCGGACCTGTCCCGGCTGGTCCCGGCGCTGCGCAGCGGGGCCGAGGGCCTCGGCCGACGCCTGGCCGCCACCGAGGGCTGA